Proteins encoded together in one Pseudomonas arsenicoxydans window:
- the glgA gene encoding glycogen synthase GlgA: MISAALDIQGERAHQQVGESSAVVAPSAQSISVPGTKTLTPAASQNPNRKKVLFVTSEIADLVKTGGLGDVSAALPRAMSHLHDVRVLIPGYPQVLHSENPIHIIGEMGGHAALPPCKIGRMDMPDGLVIYVLICPELYEREGSPYGANNGRDWPDNHIRFARLGLAAADIAANLAQIHWCPDLVHAHDWPAGLAPAYMHWRGQRTPTLFTIHNLAYQGVTSLGSCPELGIPMHALQQEGMEFYGKMSFLKAGMAYSSHITTVSATYAQEITTPAFGCGLDGFLAAKTQQGLLSGIPNGIDESWDAATDPHLFCPFTIGDWEGKAVNAAHVRDLFGLDDSEGPLFAVVSRLVYQKGLDLTEAVSEYIVNNGGQIAIIGRGEPEEEQAMRELALRFPGQIGVRIGFNETDARRMFAGSDFLLMPSRYEPCGLSQMYAQRFGSLPVARNTGGLADTIENGVTGFLFDESTVESYQEALSRAFKVFAFPDLLNAMRCRAMTAPFNWCQAVEPYAELYEQLVAKALGKSGKQ, translated from the coding sequence ATGATAAGTGCGGCTTTAGATATTCAGGGAGAGCGTGCTCATCAGCAGGTCGGCGAATCGAGCGCCGTGGTTGCTCCGAGCGCTCAATCGATCAGCGTGCCAGGCACCAAGACGCTGACACCGGCTGCCAGTCAGAATCCGAATCGAAAGAAAGTGTTATTCGTCACCTCCGAGATTGCCGACCTGGTGAAGACCGGTGGTTTGGGTGACGTCTCCGCCGCATTGCCACGGGCCATGTCTCATCTGCACGACGTGCGGGTACTGATCCCGGGTTATCCGCAAGTGCTGCACAGCGAAAATCCGATCCATATCATTGGTGAAATGGGAGGGCACGCCGCATTGCCACCCTGCAAGATCGGCCGCATGGACATGCCGGACGGTCTGGTCATTTACGTGTTGATCTGCCCCGAACTCTACGAGCGCGAAGGTTCTCCTTACGGCGCCAACAACGGCCGCGACTGGCCGGACAACCATATTCGTTTTGCCCGCCTGGGCCTTGCCGCCGCCGATATCGCCGCCAACCTTGCACAAATTCACTGGTGCCCGGACCTGGTGCACGCCCATGACTGGCCTGCTGGTCTCGCCCCTGCCTATATGCACTGGCGTGGGCAGCGCACCCCGACGTTGTTCACCATCCATAACCTGGCGTACCAAGGCGTCACCAGCCTTGGATCGTGCCCGGAACTCGGTATTCCCATGCACGCCTTGCAACAGGAAGGCATGGAGTTCTACGGCAAGATGTCGTTCCTCAAGGCCGGCATGGCCTATTCGAGCCACATCACCACGGTGAGCGCCACTTACGCTCAGGAAATCACCACGCCGGCTTTCGGCTGCGGCCTCGACGGTTTTCTGGCCGCCAAGACCCAGCAAGGTTTGCTCAGCGGCATTCCCAACGGCATTGATGAAAGCTGGGACGCCGCCACCGACCCGCACCTGTTCTGCCCGTTCACCATCGGCGATTGGGAAGGCAAAGCGGTCAATGCCGCCCATGTGCGTGATCTGTTTGGCCTGGATGACTCAGAAGGCCCTCTGTTTGCCGTGGTTTCGCGCCTGGTCTATCAGAAAGGCCTGGACCTGACCGAAGCGGTCTCCGAATACATCGTCAACAACGGTGGCCAGATCGCCATAATCGGTCGGGGCGAACCGGAAGAAGAACAGGCCATGCGTGAACTGGCCCTGCGCTTCCCCGGGCAGATCGGTGTGCGCATCGGTTTCAACGAAACCGATGCGCGGCGCATGTTTGCCGGCAGCGATTTCCTGTTGATGCCGTCGCGTTATGAGCCTTGTGGCCTGAGCCAGATGTACGCCCAGCGCTTCGGTTCATTGCCGGTCGCACGCAACACCGGCGGCCTGGCCGACACCATCGAGAACGGCGTGACCGGTTTCCTGTTCGACGAATCCACGGTCGAGAGTTATCAGGAGGCCTTGAGCCGTGCGTTCAAGGTATTTGCATTCCCTGACCTGCTCAATGCCATGCGTTGCCGTGCCATGACCGCGCCATTCAACTGGTGCCAAGCCGTCGAACCCTACGCCGAACTCTACGAACAACTTGTCGCCAAAGCCCTGGGTAAATCAGGGAAACAGTAA
- the treZ gene encoding malto-oligosyltrehalose trehalohydrolase, producing MPLRTLETWPHGAIMLDAEHTRFALWAPDAFYVSVELEDGQSLPLLPQADGWFVIKTRCPAGTRYRYNIDGELEVPDPASRAQAGDIGDHSVVVDPLAYQWQNSAWTGRPWNEAVIYELHVGTLGGFSGVEQHLARLIEIGITAIELMPLAQFPGDRNWGYDGVLPYAPQASYGSPEQLKHLIDTAHGLGLAVILDVVYNHFGPDGNYLHHYAKGFFREDKHTPWGAAIDFRRREVRDFFIDNALMWLLEYRFDGLRLDAVHAIESPDFLQELAQRVRQQTDPVRNVWLMVENEHNQASLLEEGFDAQWNDDGHNALHVLLTGETDAYYADYAEQPTEQLARCLSQGFVFQGHMTRHGTPRGEPSGHLPPSAFVLFLQNHDQIGNRAFGERLHQLAPPDALKAATALLLLSPMIPLMFMGDEFAAEEPFLFFTSHHGELAELVREGRRNEFAAFSAFADPHKREQIPDPNAPQTFEASRPKLSSIEQSSVYALYRRLLHLRHQHIIPRLPGAQALGADVLAKGAVSARWRMGDGSELRIDLNLGNTPVVHTPQVDAALLFEYPPHSADLLDQGTLAPYCALVSLTAAAPLLPSDGERQ from the coding sequence ATGCCGTTACGGACCCTTGAGACCTGGCCCCACGGCGCAATTATGCTGGACGCAGAACACACGCGTTTTGCCTTGTGGGCGCCAGATGCGTTTTATGTCAGTGTCGAACTGGAAGATGGACAATCCTTGCCGCTACTGCCTCAGGCCGATGGCTGGTTCGTGATCAAGACCCGCTGCCCCGCGGGTACGCGTTACCGTTACAACATTGATGGCGAGCTGGAGGTGCCGGACCCGGCCTCCCGCGCGCAGGCAGGCGATATCGGCGACCACAGCGTGGTGGTCGATCCCCTCGCCTATCAATGGCAAAACAGCGCCTGGACAGGCCGCCCCTGGAACGAGGCCGTCATCTACGAACTGCACGTCGGTACGCTCGGCGGCTTCAGTGGTGTCGAGCAGCACCTGGCGCGACTGATCGAGATAGGCATCACCGCGATCGAACTGATGCCGCTGGCGCAGTTCCCCGGTGACCGCAACTGGGGTTACGACGGGGTGCTGCCGTATGCGCCCCAGGCTTCCTACGGTTCCCCGGAACAACTCAAACACCTGATAGACACCGCGCACGGCTTGGGCCTGGCGGTGATACTGGACGTGGTCTACAACCACTTCGGCCCCGATGGCAATTACCTGCATCATTACGCCAAAGGCTTCTTTCGCGAAGACAAGCACACCCCGTGGGGCGCGGCGATCGACTTCCGACGGCGCGAGGTCCGTGACTTCTTCATCGACAACGCGCTGATGTGGCTGCTCGAGTACCGCTTCGATGGTTTGCGCCTGGACGCCGTGCACGCCATCGAGAGCCCGGACTTTCTCCAGGAACTGGCACAACGGGTGCGTCAGCAGACCGACCCGGTGCGAAACGTCTGGCTCATGGTTGAGAACGAGCACAACCAGGCCAGCCTGCTGGAGGAAGGGTTCGACGCACAGTGGAACGACGACGGGCACAATGCCCTGCACGTTCTGCTGACCGGCGAAACTGACGCCTACTACGCCGACTATGCCGAACAACCGACCGAACAACTGGCGCGATGCCTGAGCCAGGGGTTCGTGTTTCAGGGCCATATGACGCGCCACGGCACGCCCCGGGGCGAGCCCAGCGGTCACTTGCCCCCCAGCGCTTTCGTGCTGTTTCTGCAAAATCACGACCAGATCGGCAACCGCGCGTTCGGCGAGCGCCTGCATCAACTGGCCCCTCCCGACGCGCTGAAAGCGGCCACCGCGTTGCTGTTGCTGTCGCCGATGATCCCGCTGATGTTCATGGGCGATGAATTCGCCGCCGAGGAGCCGTTCCTGTTCTTCACCAGCCATCACGGCGAACTGGCGGAACTGGTGCGCGAAGGTCGACGCAATGAATTTGCCGCATTCAGCGCCTTTGCCGACCCGCACAAGCGCGAACAGATTCCCGATCCGAACGCACCGCAGACGTTTGAAGCATCGCGCCCGAAGCTATCATCGATTGAGCAATCGTCGGTGTACGCGCTGTATCGCCGACTGCTGCACTTGCGCCACCAGCACATCATCCCGCGCCTTCCCGGGGCCCAAGCCTTGGGGGCCGACGTCCTGGCCAAAGGCGCGGTCAGCGCACGCTGGCGTATGGGCGACGGCAGTGAGCTGCGTATTGACCTGAACCTCGGCAACACGCCTGTGGTCCACACCCCACAGGTCGACGCTGCGTTGCTGTTCGAATATCCGCCGCATTCTGCCGACCTGTTGGATCAGGGCACGCTTGCCCCGTATTGCGCGCTAGTCAGCCTCACCGCTGCAGCCCCTTTGCTACCCTCTGATGGAGAGCGCCAATGA
- the malQ gene encoding 4-alpha-glucanotransferase — MSDAQLEILAGRAGLAVDWIDANGRPQKVAPSVLRAVLTGLGHPASSAQEIDASLLQLQEVQQTRHLPPLLTCDVGVGLDLAHYFEPETPCEVHLEDGSRLNLKLDAQAVLPGLIPVGYQHVSIDGQSFTLAVAPERCYSVGDAVDTPIPRTWGLSVQLYSLRRPGDGGFGDTQALEDLARVAGERGAEALAISPLHAMFGSDTHRYSPYSPSSRLFLNSLYAAPGAILGERAWRAAIDATGLAGELQQLEEQALIDWPVAAAAKHRLLQALYEGFVQGEHPLHADFSSFRHAAGEALENHCRFEAIQEARLAKGESLDWREWPEQWRNPRSAALAEFAEENAGRIGFFAFCQWLIARCLERAQSAARGAGMSIGLIADLAVGADGGGSQAWSRQDELLASLTVGAPPDILNRTGQGWGISAFSPEGLVRNGFRAFIEMLRANFAHAGGLRIDHVMGLQRLWVIPNGSPPADGAYLYYPVDDLLRLLALESHRHQAIVLGEDLGTVAEGLREKLIARSILGMRVLLFEQDNTHFKPMLEWPDNALATTSTHDLPTLNGWWHGRDIDWNARLGLVDATGEIEWRQHREREREGLRRVLSEDPQNFREESHETDQVLDAAIRFLGHTRAPLVLLPLEDALGIEQQANLPGTIDTHPNWSRRLPGASEALLDHPDAARRLELLACARLQAGERDQ, encoded by the coding sequence ATGAGCGACGCGCAACTTGAAATACTGGCCGGCCGTGCTGGCCTGGCCGTTGACTGGATCGATGCCAACGGTCGCCCGCAAAAAGTCGCCCCGTCGGTGCTACGCGCCGTCCTGACCGGCCTCGGCCACCCAGCCAGCAGCGCCCAGGAAATCGACGCCAGCCTGTTGCAACTGCAAGAAGTCCAACAGACGCGCCACCTGCCACCGCTGCTCACCTGCGATGTCGGTGTCGGCCTGGACCTGGCGCATTACTTCGAGCCCGAAACCCCTTGCGAAGTCCACCTTGAAGACGGCTCCCGGCTGAACCTCAAGCTCGACGCGCAGGCGGTTCTGCCGGGGCTGATCCCGGTCGGCTATCAGCATGTCAGCATCGATGGACAGTCATTCACCCTGGCGGTAGCACCCGAGCGCTGCTACAGCGTCGGCGATGCGGTCGACACTCCGATCCCGCGGACATGGGGCCTGAGTGTCCAGCTGTATTCGCTGCGTCGTCCCGGTGATGGCGGTTTCGGTGATACCCAGGCGCTGGAAGACCTCGCCCGGGTTGCCGGTGAACGGGGCGCCGAAGCCCTGGCGATCAGTCCGTTGCATGCCATGTTCGGCAGCGACACCCACCGTTACAGCCCGTATTCCCCGTCCAGCCGATTGTTCCTCAACAGCCTGTACGCCGCCCCGGGCGCCATTCTCGGCGAACGCGCCTGGCGTGCCGCGATTGATGCAACCGGGCTGGCCGGCGAACTGCAACAGCTGGAAGAACAGGCGCTGATTGACTGGCCCGTGGCCGCCGCCGCCAAGCACCGCTTGCTGCAAGCCCTGTACGAAGGGTTTGTGCAAGGCGAACACCCGCTGCACGCCGACTTCAGCAGTTTTCGCCACGCAGCCGGTGAAGCGTTGGAAAATCACTGCCGCTTCGAAGCCATTCAGGAAGCACGCCTGGCCAAGGGCGAAAGCCTCGACTGGCGCGAGTGGCCGGAACAATGGCGCAACCCGCGCAGCGCCGCCCTCGCCGAATTTGCCGAAGAGAACGCCGGACGCATCGGCTTCTTCGCCTTTTGCCAATGGCTGATTGCCCGCTGCCTGGAGCGCGCGCAATCCGCCGCCCGTGGCGCGGGCATGAGCATCGGGCTGATCGCCGATTTGGCGGTGGGTGCCGACGGCGGTGGCAGCCAGGCCTGGAGTCGCCAGGACGAACTGCTCGCCTCGCTGACGGTCGGCGCACCGCCAGACATTCTCAATCGCACGGGCCAGGGCTGGGGCATTTCGGCGTTTTCCCCTGAAGGCCTGGTGCGTAACGGCTTTCGCGCATTCATCGAAATGCTGCGCGCCAACTTTGCCCACGCCGGCGGATTGCGCATCGATCACGTCATGGGCCTGCAGCGGCTGTGGGTGATCCCCAACGGTTCACCGCCGGCCGACGGCGCCTACCTTTATTACCCGGTAGACGACCTGCTGCGGTTGCTTGCCCTGGAATCCCATCGCCATCAGGCGATTGTGCTGGGCGAAGACCTCGGGACCGTGGCGGAAGGCCTGCGGGAAAAACTCATTGCCCGCTCGATCCTCGGCATGCGCGTGCTGTTGTTTGAACAGGACAACACGCACTTCAAGCCAATGCTTGAGTGGCCGGACAATGCCCTGGCGACCACCAGCACCCATGATCTGCCGACCCTCAATGGTTGGTGGCATGGCCGTGATATCGACTGGAACGCCCGACTGGGCCTGGTCGATGCCACGGGTGAAATCGAATGGCGCCAACACCGTGAGCGCGAGCGTGAAGGCCTGCGCCGTGTGTTGAGCGAGGACCCGCAGAACTTTCGCGAAGAGTCCCATGAAACCGATCAGGTGCTCGACGCGGCCATCCGCTTCCTCGGTCACACCCGGGCGCCACTGGTCTTGTTGCCGCTGGAAGATGCCCTGGGCATCGAACAACAGGCCAACCTGCCCGGCACCATCGACACGCATCCCAACTGGTCGCGGCGTCTGCCCGGTGCCAGCGAGGCGTTGCTTGATCACCCGGACGCCGCCCGGCGCCTGGAATTACTCGCCTGTGCGCGACTTCAGGCCGGCGAGCGTGACCAATGA
- a CDS encoding malto-oligosyltrehalose synthase: MNHSDLQPLRATLRLQFHKGFTLDQAVPLVPYFASLGISHLYASPLLAARAGSMHGYDVVDPTTVNPELGGEAALHRLVAALREHKMGLILDIVSNHMAVGGSDNPWWLDLLEWGRLSPYGEFFDIQWHSPDPLMEGQLLLPFLGSDYGVALQDGTLPLRFDAQRGAFYVEHYEHHFPICPSSYGELLRSDDEALKFLADRFSALSYQTDAYGLAIPLKAELRELASNPAILQCIQDNISQFDSLTPEGFQRLHNLLERQSYRLASWRTAADDINWRRFFDINELGGLRVERPAVFEATHAKIFELVAQGLVDGLRIDHIDGLADPRGYCRKLRRRVDTLSPDRHLPIFVEKILGEGETLHRDWSVDGTTGYEFMNQLSLLQHDPQGAENLGNLWNLYSERPADFRQEAQLARQQILNGSLAGDFESVAQALLQVARDDLMTRDLTLGAIRRALQELIVHFPVYRTYISARGRSGEDDVFFQQAMDGARQALSEADWPVLDCLAGWLGGEPWRHRPVGRQRKILKHACVRFQQLTSPAAAKAVEDTAFYRSAVLLSRNDVGFSTEQFSAPVADFHAVCANRLAEFPDNLLATATHDHKRGEDTRARLAVLSERSAWYAEQVAHWRTLASPLRDDEQMPSAGDELILYQAILGSWPLDLRDDDQSALEDYNQRVWQWQQKALREAKLQSSWSAPNEAYEQAAQQFLQRLLLSPEGQLLRAALGNAAKTIAVPGALNGLAQTLLRMTVPGVPDLYQGNEYWDFSLVDPDNRRPVDYASRQQAMQASVNLPDLLTRWRDGRIKQSLIAQTLNLRAEHAELFQRGTYQALEVVGSQAHRVLAFAREHEGKRAIVIVPIRCAALLENSAEPQVEALRWGDTRVKLPFAASEENLKGLFSSTAVTHHKELNISAALGDFPVNLFIQTFTKA; this comes from the coding sequence ATGAATCATTCGGACCTCCAGCCGCTGCGGGCGACCCTGCGGCTGCAATTTCATAAAGGCTTCACACTGGACCAGGCTGTCCCGCTGGTCCCGTACTTTGCCAGCCTGGGCATCAGTCACCTCTATGCCTCGCCGCTGCTCGCGGCCCGTGCCGGTTCCATGCATGGCTACGACGTGGTGGACCCCACCACCGTCAACCCCGAGCTGGGTGGCGAAGCGGCGTTGCACCGTCTGGTGGCTGCGTTGCGCGAGCACAAGATGGGGCTGATCCTCGACATCGTGTCCAACCACATGGCCGTCGGCGGCAGTGACAATCCGTGGTGGCTGGACTTGCTTGAATGGGGTCGCCTGAGCCCTTACGGCGAGTTCTTCGACATTCAATGGCACTCGCCCGACCCGTTGATGGAAGGCCAGTTGCTGCTGCCTTTCCTCGGCAGCGATTACGGCGTCGCCTTGCAGGACGGCACCCTGCCCTTGCGCTTCGATGCGCAGCGCGGTGCCTTTTATGTCGAGCACTACGAGCATCACTTCCCGATCTGTCCGTCCAGTTATGGCGAACTGCTCAGAAGCGACGACGAAGCGCTGAAGTTTCTCGCGGACCGCTTCAGTGCCTTGAGCTACCAGACGGACGCTTATGGCCTGGCAATACCGCTGAAAGCCGAGTTGCGCGAGCTCGCCAGCAACCCCGCGATCCTGCAGTGCATCCAGGACAATATCAGCCAATTCGATTCGCTGACGCCCGAGGGTTTTCAGCGACTTCACAACCTGCTCGAACGCCAGAGCTATCGTCTGGCGAGCTGGCGTACGGCAGCCGATGACATCAACTGGCGGCGCTTTTTCGATATCAACGAACTGGGCGGCCTGCGGGTCGAACGGCCGGCGGTGTTCGAAGCGACGCATGCAAAAATTTTCGAGCTGGTGGCGCAAGGCCTGGTCGACGGTCTGCGTATCGACCACATCGACGGCCTCGCCGACCCGCGCGGCTATTGCCGTAAACTGCGGCGTCGGGTCGATACCCTGTCGCCCGACCGGCACCTGCCGATCTTCGTCGAGAAGATCCTTGGTGAAGGCGAAACCCTGCACCGCGACTGGTCGGTGGACGGCACCACCGGTTATGAATTCATGAACCAGTTGTCGCTGCTGCAGCATGATCCGCAAGGTGCCGAGAACCTGGGCAACTTGTGGAATCTCTACAGCGAACGGCCCGCCGACTTCCGTCAGGAAGCGCAATTGGCACGCCAGCAAATCCTCAACGGCTCACTTGCCGGGGATTTCGAAAGCGTTGCCCAAGCGTTGCTGCAAGTGGCCCGCGATGACCTGATGACCCGCGACCTGACACTCGGTGCGATCCGCCGGGCGTTGCAGGAACTGATCGTGCATTTCCCGGTGTACCGCACCTACATCAGTGCGCGGGGTCGCTCTGGCGAAGACGATGTGTTTTTCCAGCAAGCCATGGACGGGGCCCGGCAGGCCCTCAGCGAAGCCGATTGGCCCGTGCTTGACTGCCTGGCCGGATGGCTCGGTGGTGAACCGTGGCGCCACCGGCCGGTTGGTCGCCAGCGCAAGATCCTCAAGCATGCCTGCGTGCGTTTCCAGCAATTGACCTCCCCGGCCGCGGCCAAGGCCGTGGAAGACACCGCGTTCTATCGCTCGGCGGTTCTGCTGTCGCGCAACGACGTGGGCTTCAGCACGGAGCAGTTCAGCGCCCCCGTGGCGGATTTTCATGCGGTCTGCGCCAACCGTCTCGCCGAATTTCCAGACAACCTGCTGGCCACCGCGACCCACGACCACAAACGCGGCGAAGACACCCGAGCGCGGCTCGCGGTGCTGAGCGAACGCAGCGCCTGGTACGCCGAGCAGGTTGCGCACTGGAGAACCCTCGCCAGCCCCTTGCGTGACGACGAGCAGATGCCGTCGGCCGGCGATGAGCTGATCCTCTACCAGGCAATCCTCGGCAGTTGGCCGCTGGATTTGCGCGACGACGATCAATCGGCGCTGGAGGACTACAATCAGCGTGTGTGGCAGTGGCAACAAAAAGCCCTGCGCGAAGCCAAGTTGCAAAGCAGCTGGAGTGCGCCGAACGAGGCTTACGAACAAGCCGCTCAGCAATTCCTGCAGCGCCTGCTGTTGAGCCCCGAAGGTCAACTGCTGCGCGCAGCACTGGGTAACGCGGCGAAAACAATCGCCGTCCCTGGCGCCCTCAATGGTTTGGCGCAAACCTTGCTGCGAATGACCGTGCCAGGGGTGCCGGACCTGTATCAGGGCAACGAGTACTGGGACTTCTCACTGGTCGATCCGGACAACCGCCGGCCCGTGGATTACGCCAGCCGCCAACAGGCCATGCAGGCGTCCGTGAATCTGCCCGATCTACTGACCCGCTGGCGTGACGGGCGCATCAAGCAATCCTTGATCGCCCAGACGTTGAACCTGCGGGCGGAGCATGCCGAGCTGTTCCAGCGAGGGACGTATCAAGCCCTTGAGGTGGTCGGCAGCCAGGCTCACCGTGTGTTGGCCTTTGCTCGAGAACATGAGGGAAAACGCGCCATCGTGATCGTTCCGATACGTTGCGCCGCGTTGCTGGAAAACAGTGCAGAACCTCAGGTAGAGGCGCTGCGCTGGGGCGATACGCGGGTCAAATTACCGTTCGCCGCCTCTGAAGAAAATCTGAAGGGACTTTTTTCCAGCACCGCAGTCACACACCACAAGGAGCTGAACATCAGCGCCGCGCTGGGGGATTTCCCGGTCAATCTCTTTATTCAAACGTTTACCAAAGCTTGA
- a CDS encoding DUF2934 domain-containing protein, with translation MSTDDKRVREFAYQIWESEGKPEGQDARHWEMARKLAEAEALAPSKSPKAAGSKTAGTKSPAAKSANGKAAPPKASAKAKPAAASKVIPPGEKAADKKPKAPRKPPAV, from the coding sequence ATGAGTACCGACGATAAACGCGTTCGCGAATTTGCCTATCAAATCTGGGAATCGGAAGGGAAACCTGAGGGCCAGGACGCCCGGCATTGGGAAATGGCTCGCAAACTGGCTGAAGCAGAAGCCCTGGCGCCGAGCAAGTCGCCGAAGGCCGCTGGCAGCAAAACTGCGGGCACCAAATCCCCTGCGGCTAAAAGCGCCAATGGCAAGGCTGCGCCGCCAAAGGCCAGCGCCAAAGCCAAGCCTGCCGCGGCCTCAAAAGTGATTCCGCCGGGCGAAAAAGCCGCTGACAAAAAGCCTAAGGCGCCGCGTAAACCGCCTGCGGTCTGA
- the glgX gene encoding glycogen debranching protein GlgX gives MTSPKKAAPEPHVEASRIREGLPFPLGATWDGLGVNFALFSANATKVELCIFDDAGEVEIERIELPEYTDEIYHGYLPDAHPGLIYGYRVYGAYDPANGHRFNHNKLLIDPYAKQLVGELKWSEALFGYTIGHPDADLSFDERDSAPFVPKCKVIDPAHTWGNDQRVSVPWDKTIIYETHVRGISMRHPSVPENLRGTFGGLMVDDVLEHIRKLGVSSVELLPIHAFVNDQHLLHKGMTNYWGYNSIAFFAPDPRYLASGKIAEFKEMVAHLHEANLEVILDVVYNHTAEGNEQGPTLSMRGIDNASYYRLMPDDKRYYINDSGTGNTLDLSHPCVLQMVTDSLRYWATEMHVDGFRFDLATILGRYHEGFDERHSFLVACRQDPVLRQVKMIAEPWDCGPGGYQVGGFPPGWVEWNDKFRDTVRAFWKGDEGQLADFASRMTASGEMFNQRGRRPYASMNFITAHDGFTLNDLVSYNDKHNEANDENNQDGSNNNLSWNHGVEGPTDDPEINELRQRQMRNFFATLLLSQGTPMLVAGDEFARTQGGNNNAYCQDSEIGWVNWDLSEDGKALLKFVKRLIKLRLAYPILRRGRFLVGNYNEDIGVKDVTWLAPDGSEMSSEQWEEAHGKCLGMLLDGRAQETGIRRKGGDATLLLVVNAHHDIVNFTLPEVPDGGHWTCMIDTNQPSIRGQERFDFGVEYSVTGRSLLLFELQHEEEE, from the coding sequence ATGACCAGTCCAAAAAAAGCCGCGCCAGAACCTCACGTCGAGGCCTCGCGAATTCGTGAAGGCCTGCCCTTCCCGCTGGGCGCAACCTGGGATGGTCTGGGGGTCAACTTTGCCTTGTTTTCCGCCAACGCGACCAAGGTCGAGCTGTGCATCTTCGACGATGCCGGCGAGGTGGAAATCGAGCGTATCGAACTGCCTGAATACACCGACGAGATTTACCACGGTTACTTGCCCGACGCCCATCCTGGCTTGATCTATGGCTACCGCGTTTATGGTGCCTATGACCCGGCCAACGGTCATCGCTTCAACCACAACAAACTGCTGATCGACCCGTACGCCAAGCAGCTGGTTGGCGAATTGAAATGGTCCGAAGCCTTGTTCGGCTACACCATCGGCCACCCCGACGCCGACCTCAGCTTCGATGAACGCGACAGCGCGCCGTTCGTGCCCAAGTGCAAGGTGATCGATCCGGCTCACACCTGGGGCAACGACCAGCGCGTCAGCGTGCCGTGGGACAAGACGATCATCTATGAGACCCACGTGCGCGGTATCAGCATGCGTCACCCTTCCGTCCCCGAGAACTTGCGTGGCACCTTCGGCGGGCTGATGGTCGATGACGTGCTGGAACACATTCGCAAGCTCGGCGTGTCGTCGGTGGAATTGCTGCCCATTCACGCCTTCGTCAACGACCAGCATCTGCTGCACAAAGGCATGACCAATTACTGGGGCTACAACAGCATCGCGTTCTTCGCCCCGGACCCACGCTACCTGGCCAGCGGCAAGATCGCCGAGTTCAAGGAGATGGTCGCGCACCTGCACGAAGCCAATCTGGAAGTGATCCTCGATGTGGTCTACAACCACACCGCCGAGGGCAACGAGCAAGGCCCGACCCTGTCCATGCGCGGCATCGACAACGCCTCATACTATCGCTTGATGCCGGACGACAAACGCTACTACATCAACGATTCCGGCACCGGCAACACCCTGGACCTGAGTCACCCGTGCGTGCTGCAAATGGTCACCGACTCCCTGCGCTACTGGGCCACGGAAATGCACGTGGACGGTTTCCGCTTTGACCTGGCGACCATCCTCGGCCGTTACCACGAAGGCTTCGACGAACGTCACAGCTTCCTCGTCGCCTGCCGTCAGGACCCGGTGTTGCGCCAGGTGAAAATGATCGCCGAGCCTTGGGATTGTGGTCCCGGCGGTTATCAGGTCGGTGGCTTTCCACCGGGCTGGGTCGAGTGGAACGACAAGTTCCGCGACACCGTGCGTGCCTTCTGGAAAGGCGATGAAGGTCAACTGGCCGACTTCGCCAGCCGCATGACCGCCTCCGGCGAGATGTTCAACCAGCGTGGCCGTCGCCCGTATGCATCGATGAACTTCATCACGGCGCACGACGGTTTCACCCTCAATGACCTCGTGTCGTACAACGACAAGCACAACGAAGCCAACGACGAAAACAATCAGGACGGCAGCAACAACAACCTGTCCTGGAACCACGGCGTCGAAGGCCCGACCGACGATCCCGAGATCAACGAACTGCGCCAGCGGCAGATGCGCAATTTCTTCGCCACGTTGCTGCTGTCCCAAGGCACGCCGATGCTGGTGGCCGGTGACGAATTTGCCCGGACCCAGGGAGGCAACAACAACGCGTATTGCCAGGACAGTGAAATCGGCTGGGTCAATTGGGACCTCAGCGAAGACGGCAAGGCCCTGCTCAAGTTCGTCAAACGCCTGATCAAGCTGCGCCTGGCTTATCCGATCCTGCGTCGCGGACGCTTCCTGGTGGGCAATTACAACGAGGACATCGGCGTCAAGGACGTCACCTGGCTTGCGCCGGATGGCAGTGAAATGTCCTCCGAACAATGGGAAGAAGCCCACGGCAAATGCCTCGGCATGCTGCTCGACGGTCGCGCCCAGGAAACCGGCATCCGCCGCAAGGGCGGTGACGCGACCCTGTTGCTGGTGGTCAACGCACACCACGACATCGTCAACTTCACCTTGCCCGAAGTGCCTGATGGCGGTCACTGGACCTGCATGATCGACACCAATCAACCGTCGATTCGCGGCCAGGAACGCTTCGATTTCGGTGTCGAATATTCCGTCACCGGACGTTCGCTGCTGCTGTTCGAATTGCAGCATGAGGAAGAAGAGTGA